The following are from one region of the Mycolicibacterium diernhoferi genome:
- a CDS encoding TrpB-like pyridoxal phosphate-dependent enzyme, with protein sequence MTEQLDTAHPDLVTVEVPTHWYNLAAELSEPIPPHLHPATKEPVGPDDLAPLFASGLIAQEVAAETYIEIPQEVREIYTMWRPSPLLRARRFEKALNTGAHIYIKYEGVSPVGSHKTNSAVAQAYYNHIDGVRKLTTETGAGQWGSALSFAGAQFGLEVEVWQVRASYESKPYRGHLIRTYGGTVHSSPSTLTEAGRAILAKDPDTTGSLGMAVSEAVEVAAADPEARYALGSVLNHVVLHQTVIGQEAVAQLALVEPDGADVVFGCAGGGSNLAGLSFPFLREKIHGRSNPRIVAAEPAACPSITQGEYRYDHGDVAGLTPLLKMHTLGMDFVPDPIHAGGLRYHGMAPALSHTVELGLVEGVAISQHDAFAAGVQFARTQGIVPAPESTHAIAAAAAHVADDPREQVVVIGLSGHGQLDLPAYAEYLDGKF encoded by the coding sequence ATGACCGAACAGCTCGACACCGCCCACCCGGATCTGGTCACCGTCGAGGTGCCGACGCACTGGTACAACCTGGCGGCCGAGCTCTCCGAACCCATACCGCCGCACCTGCATCCCGCGACCAAAGAACCGGTCGGCCCCGATGACCTCGCGCCGCTGTTTGCCAGCGGGCTGATCGCGCAGGAGGTGGCCGCCGAGACCTACATCGAGATCCCGCAGGAGGTGCGGGAGATCTACACGATGTGGCGGCCGTCTCCGCTGTTACGCGCCCGGCGGTTCGAGAAGGCCCTGAACACCGGGGCCCACATCTACATCAAGTACGAGGGTGTGAGCCCCGTCGGCAGCCACAAGACCAACTCGGCGGTAGCGCAGGCCTACTACAACCACATCGACGGGGTGCGGAAACTGACCACCGAGACCGGCGCCGGACAGTGGGGTAGTGCCCTGTCGTTTGCCGGGGCCCAGTTCGGTCTGGAGGTCGAGGTGTGGCAGGTCCGCGCCTCGTACGAGTCCAAGCCGTATCGCGGGCATCTGATCCGGACCTACGGTGGCACGGTGCACTCGAGCCCGTCGACGCTCACCGAGGCGGGCCGCGCCATCCTGGCCAAGGATCCGGACACCACCGGCAGCCTCGGCATGGCGGTCAGCGAGGCGGTCGAAGTCGCCGCGGCCGACCCGGAGGCCCGTTACGCGCTGGGCAGCGTGCTGAACCATGTGGTGCTGCACCAGACCGTCATCGGCCAGGAGGCCGTGGCGCAGCTGGCGCTGGTGGAACCCGACGGCGCCGACGTCGTCTTCGGGTGCGCCGGAGGCGGTTCCAACCTGGCCGGCCTCTCGTTCCCGTTCCTGCGGGAGAAGATCCACGGCCGGTCGAACCCGCGGATCGTGGCCGCTGAACCGGCCGCGTGCCCGTCGATCACCCAGGGTGAGTACCGCTACGACCACGGTGACGTCGCCGGGTTGACCCCGCTGCTCAAGATGCACACGCTCGGCATGGATTTCGTGCCGGACCCGATCCACGCCGGTGGGCTGCGCTACCACGGGATGGCGCCCGCGCTCAGCCACACCGTCGAGCTCGGCCTGGTCGAGGGCGTGGCGATCTCGCAGCACGACGCGTTCGCCGCCGGGGTGCAATTCGCGCGGACCCAGGGCATCGTGCCGGCTCCGGAGTCGACGCATGCCATCGCGGCTGCGGCCGCGCACGTCGCCGATGATCCACGGGAGCAGGTCGTGGTGATCGGCCTGTCCGGGCACGGCCAGCTGGATCTGCCGGCCTATGCGGAGTACCTCGACGGCAAGTTCTGA
- a CDS encoding NAD(P)H-dependent flavin oxidoreductase, which yields MTSPKSSALTGLGLSLPVLAAPMAGGATTPAMVIAAARAGAMGFLAAGYKSPQNLAAEIATVREASIPFGVNVFVPNPVPITAQEYRRYADALRSEADRFGLTLPADPVDDDDAFDDKIDVLLADPVPVVSFTFGLPPKRVITSLRRAGTVVAQTVTALSEARAAADAGADILVVQAVVAGGHSGTFTPDRLPEAVPLTDLVARIGAETGLPVIAAGGLATAEAVSGVLDAGAIAAAVGTVLLRADESAASATHRAALIDPARTETVLTRAFTGRPARGLRNSFIDRYEEIAPLGYPAIHHLTSPLRKAAAAAGDADLVHLWAGTGYRHARDESTAAILTALAG from the coding sequence ATGACGTCACCGAAGAGTTCCGCGCTGACCGGACTCGGGTTGAGTCTTCCGGTACTGGCCGCCCCGATGGCCGGCGGTGCGACCACACCGGCCATGGTCATCGCGGCCGCGCGAGCCGGCGCCATGGGCTTCCTGGCCGCCGGCTACAAGAGTCCGCAGAACCTGGCCGCCGAGATCGCGACGGTTCGGGAGGCCTCGATACCGTTCGGGGTCAACGTCTTCGTGCCCAACCCGGTGCCCATCACGGCCCAGGAGTACCGCCGCTACGCCGACGCGCTGCGTAGCGAGGCGGACCGGTTCGGCCTCACCCTGCCCGCCGACCCGGTCGACGACGACGACGCGTTCGACGACAAGATCGACGTTCTGCTGGCCGACCCGGTACCCGTCGTCAGCTTCACCTTCGGTCTGCCGCCGAAGCGGGTGATCACCTCCCTTCGACGGGCCGGGACGGTCGTGGCGCAGACGGTGACGGCGCTGTCCGAAGCCCGGGCGGCCGCCGACGCCGGCGCAGACATCCTGGTCGTCCAGGCCGTCGTGGCCGGGGGTCACTCCGGGACGTTCACCCCGGACCGGTTGCCCGAAGCGGTACCGCTCACCGACCTCGTCGCCCGGATCGGGGCCGAGACGGGTCTTCCGGTCATCGCGGCGGGCGGCCTCGCCACAGCCGAGGCGGTGTCCGGGGTCCTCGACGCCGGTGCCATCGCGGCCGCTGTCGGCACCGTCTTGCTGCGTGCCGACGAGAGCGCCGCCTCGGCCACCCACCGGGCCGCCCTGATCGACCCGGCGCGTACCGAGACCGTGTTGACCCGAGCGTTCACCGGCCGTCCCGCGCGCGGCCTGCGCAACAGCTTCATCGACCGCTACGAGGAGATCGCCCCGCTGGGGTATCCCGCGATCCACCACCTGACCAGCCCGCTGCGCAAGGCCGCCGCCGCGGCCGGGGATGCGGATCTGGTGCACCTGTGGGCGGGTACCGGCTATCGCCACGCCCGTGACGAGTCGACGGCCGCAATCCTCACGGCCCTGGCGGGTTGA
- a CDS encoding helix-turn-helix transcriptional regulator — protein sequence MTTSTCTHDRGGNAVVLQGGLSTTDRVMTRSVAEAARSAPAAQEPPRAVDLLLDGLAVRLTDGYVAAAPLLGRALQEYLREDEAGLADPRWHYLTHRVCLDLFDRAAGKVLVARQIETLRAAGELNVLPAALYQYAGLCITDGLFSQATGLVVEAEAIMAATGATPLASIRPYLAAYRGQEALCRTLVQSAIDEATVRGQGGEVTVALVAKAILHNSLGQYGEALEACAAAAQFDDTGYYGYVLVEMIEAATRCGEGQIAADALARLTQRAEASRTDTALGLAARSAALVAGDDPSAEAHYQLAISLLEHGYALYAVRTRLVYGEWLRRVRRRRDARVELRIAYDSFAAMGVEGFADRARRELTVAGETVNTGPAGRAVELTAQESHIAQLARSGHTTSEIAGQLFLSPRTVEWHLSRIFAKLGIASRRDLRNVDFDSAP from the coding sequence ATGACCACTTCGACGTGCACCCATGACCGTGGCGGGAATGCCGTTGTCCTGCAGGGAGGACTGTCCACCACCGATCGCGTGATGACGCGATCGGTGGCCGAGGCGGCGCGTTCTGCCCCGGCGGCCCAAGAGCCGCCCCGGGCTGTTGACCTGCTTCTCGATGGCCTGGCCGTCCGATTGACCGACGGTTACGTTGCTGCCGCACCCCTGTTGGGGAGGGCTCTGCAGGAGTATCTGCGCGAGGATGAGGCAGGGCTGGCAGACCCGCGCTGGCATTACCTGACCCACCGCGTCTGCCTGGATCTGTTCGATCGCGCGGCGGGCAAGGTGCTGGTCGCGCGACAGATCGAAACATTGCGTGCTGCAGGCGAATTGAATGTTCTCCCCGCGGCGCTGTATCAGTATGCCGGGTTGTGCATCACGGACGGACTCTTCAGCCAGGCCACGGGTTTGGTCGTGGAAGCCGAAGCGATCATGGCCGCGACGGGTGCGACACCGTTGGCATCCATCCGGCCCTACCTCGCCGCCTACCGCGGGCAGGAAGCGCTCTGTCGGACGCTGGTTCAGTCAGCGATTGACGAGGCCACCGTTCGTGGCCAGGGCGGCGAGGTGACGGTGGCTCTCGTTGCGAAGGCGATCCTGCACAACAGCCTTGGACAGTACGGCGAGGCACTGGAGGCATGCGCTGCGGCAGCGCAATTCGACGACACCGGATACTACGGCTACGTGCTGGTCGAGATGATCGAAGCGGCGACGCGCTGCGGGGAAGGGCAGATCGCAGCCGATGCACTGGCGCGTCTCACTCAACGTGCAGAGGCCAGCCGCACCGACACCGCCCTGGGTCTCGCCGCTCGATCTGCGGCACTGGTCGCCGGAGACGATCCCTCCGCGGAAGCCCACTATCAACTGGCAATAAGTTTGCTGGAGCACGGCTATGCCCTCTACGCGGTGCGCACACGACTTGTGTACGGGGAGTGGCTGCGCCGGGTTCGGCGACGCCGTGACGCCAGAGTTGAATTGCGGATAGCCTACGACTCCTTTGCTGCGATGGGGGTCGAGGGTTTCGCGGACCGGGCTCGCCGCGAGCTGACGGTCGCCGGTGAGACGGTCAACACCGGACCCGCCGGGCGAGCGGTGGAACTGACAGCGCAGGAAAGTCACATCGCCCAACTCGCCCGCAGCGGCCACACCACGTCTGAGATTGCCGGGCAGCTCTTCTTGAGCCCCCGCACCGTGGAGTGGCACTTGAGCAGAATTTTTGCCAAGCTCGGGATCGCCTCGCGCCGAGACCTGCGCAACGTGGATTTCGACAGCGCACCCTAG
- a CDS encoding cutinase family protein, whose product MRIVVRLIVATVLAVAALPVIVPAAGSQSCPDIGVVFARGTAEPPGVGGVGQRFVDSLRAQAFPRTVGVHGVNYPASSNFTGGTVFKMSVVEGVRDESIHVQGVTSVCPSTQLVLGGYSQGAVVTALATSGVVPAGIAPGAAPLPLPADVADNVAAVVLFGTPAGWSAEKYGAADIDVGPAYAGKSLEFCAPGDTVCSGTAPSGSSGPHQQYGVNGMVEQAAAFTVSRLM is encoded by the coding sequence ATGCGAATCGTGGTCCGGCTCATCGTCGCGACCGTGTTGGCCGTGGCGGCGTTGCCGGTCATCGTTCCGGCGGCCGGATCGCAATCGTGCCCCGACATCGGCGTCGTGTTCGCGAGGGGGACCGCCGAGCCGCCCGGCGTCGGTGGCGTCGGCCAGAGATTCGTCGATTCGCTACGCGCACAGGCATTCCCCCGCACGGTCGGCGTGCACGGTGTGAACTATCCCGCCAGCAGCAACTTCACCGGCGGCACCGTGTTCAAGATGAGCGTCGTCGAAGGCGTGCGCGACGAATCGATTCACGTCCAGGGTGTGACGTCGGTGTGCCCCAGTACCCAACTGGTGCTGGGCGGGTACTCGCAGGGTGCGGTGGTGACGGCCCTGGCGACCTCCGGCGTGGTGCCGGCCGGCATCGCCCCCGGTGCGGCTCCCCTGCCATTGCCCGCCGACGTCGCCGACAATGTCGCGGCGGTGGTGCTGTTCGGGACACCGGCAGGCTGGTCCGCGGAGAAGTACGGCGCGGCGGACATCGACGTCGGCCCGGCCTATGCCGGTAAGTCGCTCGAGTTCTGCGCGCCCGGCGATACGGTCTGCTCCGGTACGGCCCCGTCCGGGTCGAGTGGTCCGCACCAGCAGTACGGCGTCAACGGAATGGTGGAACAGGCGGCTGCGTTCACCGTCAGCAGGTTGATGTAG
- a CDS encoding SRPBCC family protein codes for MQGSATVVIDAPAIDVWNVVSDIRNTGKFSPETFEAEWLDGATGPALGAKFRGHVKRNEIGPVYWTTCRVTACTPGEEFGFAVLAGNRAVNNWHYRFESRGPSTAVTESFHMPGPKLLDVAMFLRKRRNIRDMTKTLERVKDYVENGSADPDR; via the coding sequence ATGCAGGGTTCTGCCACCGTCGTCATCGACGCCCCGGCCATCGACGTGTGGAACGTCGTGTCCGATATCCGCAACACCGGAAAGTTCTCGCCGGAGACGTTCGAGGCCGAATGGCTCGACGGCGCGACCGGACCCGCGCTCGGCGCGAAGTTCCGTGGGCACGTCAAACGCAACGAGATCGGCCCGGTCTACTGGACCACCTGCCGGGTGACGGCCTGCACGCCGGGCGAGGAGTTCGGCTTCGCGGTGCTCGCAGGCAACCGCGCCGTCAACAACTGGCACTACCGCTTCGAATCCCGCGGTCCGTCCACCGCGGTCACCGAGTCCTTCCACATGCCCGGGCCCAAGCTGTTGGACGTCGCGATGTTCCTCCGTAAGCGTCGCAACATCCGGGACATGACCAAGACTCTGGAACGGGTCAAGGACTATGTCGAGAACGGCTCAGCGGACCCGGACCGGTAG
- the thiD gene encoding bifunctional hydroxymethylpyrimidine kinase/phosphomethylpyrimidine kinase: MNHLAYVIAGSEATGGAGLQADLRTFQQLGTYGLGTVTCIVSFDPKANWTHRFVPIEPQVVADQIEAATAAYDLDVVKIGMLGTPATIDVVANALAGQTWRHVVVDPVLICKGQEPGAALDTDTALRERILPLATVVTPNLFEAGVLSGMERIDSVDDLVEAAKRIADLGPRYVVAKGGVELPGDEAVDVLFDGTDVEILRVPKVGRERVAGAGCTLAAAITAELAKGSDVSEAVRRAKDFVTAGINGRISGNAPFDTVRQGA, from the coding sequence GTGAACCACCTGGCCTACGTCATCGCCGGATCCGAGGCGACGGGCGGCGCCGGCCTGCAAGCAGACCTGCGCACGTTCCAGCAGCTGGGCACCTACGGCCTGGGCACGGTCACCTGCATCGTGTCGTTCGACCCGAAGGCGAACTGGACGCACCGCTTCGTGCCGATCGAACCGCAGGTGGTGGCCGATCAGATCGAGGCAGCGACGGCCGCCTACGACCTCGACGTGGTCAAGATCGGCATGCTGGGGACACCCGCCACCATCGATGTCGTCGCCAATGCTCTGGCCGGGCAGACCTGGCGGCACGTGGTCGTCGACCCCGTGCTGATCTGCAAGGGCCAGGAACCCGGGGCCGCCCTGGATACCGACACCGCGTTGCGGGAGCGCATCCTGCCGCTGGCGACGGTCGTCACGCCGAATCTGTTCGAGGCCGGGGTGCTGTCCGGGATGGAGCGCATCGATTCGGTGGACGACCTGGTGGAGGCCGCCAAGCGCATCGCCGACCTGGGCCCGCGCTACGTGGTGGCCAAGGGCGGCGTCGAACTCCCCGGTGACGAGGCCGTCGATGTGCTGTTCGACGGCACCGACGTCGAGATCCTGCGGGTGCCCAAGGTCGGGCGCGAGCGGGTGGCCGGCGCGGGGTGCACGCTGGCCGCTGCCATCACCGCCGAACTCGCCAAGGGCAGCGACGTCAGCGAAGCCGTGCGACGGGCGAAGGACTTCGTCACCGCCGGGATCAACGGCCGGATCTCCGGGAACGCACCGTTCGACACGGTGCGGCAGGGCGCGTAG
- a CDS encoding DUF1348 family protein — translation MTASLVPPFTLETATAKVRAGEDMWNTRTPERVALGYTPDSRWRNRSTFVQGRPAIVEFLTGKWESELDYRLIKELWAYGGDRIAVRFAYEYHDGAGRWLRAYGNENWEFDADGLMKTRHASINDVAITDAERLFHWDDRGPRPADHPGLSQLGL, via the coding sequence ATGACCGCGTCACTCGTGCCCCCGTTCACCCTCGAGACGGCGACCGCGAAGGTGCGGGCCGGGGAGGATATGTGGAACACCCGGACCCCAGAACGGGTGGCCCTCGGCTACACACCCGACAGCCGGTGGCGTAACCGCTCGACCTTCGTACAGGGCCGCCCGGCCATCGTCGAGTTCCTCACCGGCAAATGGGAATCCGAGCTCGACTACCGGCTGATCAAGGAGCTGTGGGCCTACGGTGGTGACCGGATCGCCGTCCGGTTCGCCTATGAGTATCACGACGGCGCGGGACGATGGTTACGCGCCTACGGCAACGAGAACTGGGAGTTCGACGCCGACGGGCTGATGAAGACCCGGCACGCCAGCATCAACGACGTCGCGATCACCGATGCCGAACGGTTGTTCCACTGGGACGACCGGGGACCCCGTCCCGCCGATCATCCAGGCCTGAGTCAGCTGGGACTGTGA
- a CDS encoding NAD(P)H-dependent amine dehydrogenase family protein, translated as MRRVVQVSTGNVGRHALRALIGRPDLELVGVHASGPDKIGRDAGELCGLDRPVGIAATGDVEALIDLAPDCVVYTALAETRPMEAIEQLSRFLRAGINVVGTSLVWMAAPRYAEDWVREPLAAACTAGDSSLYINGIDPGYSGDTLVHTAASLVTRIGSITVQEIFDYGNYDDAEFTGASMGFGTEESAELPPLFLPGVVESLWGPQVRALAANLGVTLDEIRQRTERWFTPDPIGCTMMAVAPGQMAAVRFATEGVLDGRVVITLEHVNRLTAAAAPEWDFPPDGHVGVHRVVIEGEPRVEMNTHLSHPVFDPTDAGCISTAARVVNAIDWVCDAPAGLVAVEDVPQSALMRGLLWAEV; from the coding sequence ATGCGCAGAGTGGTCCAGGTCTCGACCGGCAACGTCGGCCGTCACGCGCTGCGCGCCCTGATCGGGCGTCCCGATCTGGAGCTCGTCGGCGTGCATGCGTCCGGGCCGGACAAGATCGGTCGCGATGCCGGCGAGCTGTGCGGGCTGGACAGACCGGTCGGCATCGCCGCGACCGGCGACGTCGAGGCACTGATCGATCTCGCTCCCGACTGCGTGGTCTACACCGCGCTGGCGGAGACCCGCCCGATGGAGGCCATCGAGCAGCTGTCCCGATTCCTGCGGGCCGGCATCAACGTGGTGGGCACATCGCTGGTCTGGATGGCCGCGCCGCGATACGCCGAGGACTGGGTGCGTGAACCGCTGGCGGCGGCCTGCACGGCCGGCGACTCCTCGCTCTACATCAACGGGATCGACCCGGGCTATTCCGGAGACACCCTGGTGCACACCGCGGCGAGCCTGGTGACCCGTATCGGTTCCATCACCGTGCAGGAGATCTTCGACTACGGAAACTACGATGATGCCGAGTTCACCGGCGCATCAATGGGTTTCGGCACCGAAGAGTCGGCCGAGCTGCCGCCGCTGTTCCTGCCCGGCGTGGTCGAGTCACTGTGGGGACCGCAGGTACGCGCCCTGGCCGCGAATCTCGGTGTCACCCTCGACGAGATCCGCCAACGGACCGAACGCTGGTTCACCCCGGACCCCATCGGATGCACCATGATGGCGGTGGCGCCGGGCCAGATGGCGGCGGTGCGGTTCGCCACCGAGGGGGTGCTGGACGGGCGTGTCGTCATCACCCTGGAACACGTCAACCGGCTGACCGCCGCGGCCGCACCGGAATGGGACTTCCCGCCCGATGGGCACGTCGGGGTGCACCGGGTGGTCATCGAGGGAGAGCCTCGGGTCGAGATGAACACCCATCTGTCCCATCCGGTTTTCGATCCCACCGATGCGGGCTGCATCTCGACGGCCGCTCGGGTGGTCAATGCGATCGACTGGGTGTGCGACGCACCGGCCGGGTTGGTCGCCGTCGAGGACGTCCCGCAGTCGGCGCTCATGCGGGGCCTGCTGTGGGCCGAGGTCTGA
- a CDS encoding cryptochrome/photolyase family protein → MPSVLWFRRDLRLTDLPALPAAAEGDGEVLACFVLDPRLVASSGPRRLQFLGDSLRDLQDQLDGRLLVVRGAAETRIPLIASRIGADAVHISADFSPYGRRRDERVAEALGAVELVATGSPYLVSPGRVVKDDGSPYKVFTPFFRRWREHGWRAPATSSVTSATWLDPADLSHRSLRPAQIPDPGADMDVTAGETAALAQWKRFVEHELESYDEDRNRPDLAGTSRMSGPLKFGTIHPRTMAADLHMRCTGDAAYLRELAFRDFYADVLNHWPRSAWWNWNSDFDAIETDSGADADELFGAWKRGETGFPIVDAGMRQLAQTGFMHNRVRMIAASFLVKDLHLPWQWGARWFLEQLVDGDMANNQHGWQWCAGSGTDAAPYFRVFNPTTQGQKFDPAGDYVRRWIPELAEADDPHLKKGPRPAGYPGPIVDHGQERAEALRRYQAMSAT, encoded by the coding sequence ATGCCGAGCGTGCTGTGGTTCCGTCGTGATCTCCGGTTGACCGATCTGCCCGCACTGCCGGCGGCCGCCGAGGGCGATGGTGAGGTGCTCGCGTGCTTCGTCCTGGATCCACGTCTGGTGGCCTCCTCGGGTCCGCGACGGCTGCAGTTCCTCGGCGACAGCCTGCGCGATCTCCAGGACCAGCTCGACGGCAGACTGCTGGTGGTCCGGGGTGCAGCGGAGACCCGGATCCCCTTGATCGCCAGCCGGATCGGTGCGGATGCGGTTCACATCTCGGCCGACTTCTCGCCGTACGGGCGCCGTCGCGACGAGCGGGTCGCCGAGGCGCTCGGCGCCGTCGAGCTGGTGGCGACCGGCTCCCCCTACCTGGTCTCCCCCGGCCGCGTCGTCAAGGACGACGGCAGCCCCTACAAGGTGTTCACGCCGTTCTTCCGCCGGTGGCGGGAACACGGCTGGCGTGCCCCGGCGACGTCGTCGGTGACATCGGCGACCTGGCTGGACCCCGCGGACCTATCGCACCGGTCGCTGCGGCCGGCGCAGATTCCCGACCCGGGCGCGGACATGGACGTCACCGCCGGAGAGACCGCCGCACTGGCGCAGTGGAAGCGGTTCGTCGAGCACGAGCTGGAGTCCTACGACGAGGATCGAAACCGGCCCGACCTCGCCGGCACCAGCCGGATGTCGGGCCCGCTGAAATTCGGCACCATCCACCCGCGGACCATGGCTGCGGATCTGCACATGCGGTGCACCGGCGATGCCGCCTATCTGCGCGAGCTCGCCTTCCGCGACTTCTACGCCGACGTACTCAATCATTGGCCGCGCAGTGCATGGTGGAACTGGAACTCCGACTTCGACGCCATCGAAACCGACAGCGGCGCCGATGCCGACGAGCTGTTCGGGGCGTGGAAGCGTGGCGAGACCGGCTTCCCGATCGTCGACGCCGGCATGCGGCAACTCGCGCAGACGGGTTTCATGCACAACCGGGTGCGGATGATCGCCGCCTCGTTCCTGGTCAAGGACCTGCACCTGCCGTGGCAGTGGGGGGCGCGGTGGTTCCTGGAGCAGTTGGTCGACGGCGACATGGCCAACAATCAGCACGGCTGGCAGTGGTGTGCCGGCAGCGGCACCGATGCCGCACCGTACTTCCGGGTCTTCAATCCCACCACACAGGGCCAGAAGTTCGATCCCGCAGGCGATTACGTGCGGCGCTGGATTCCCGAGCTCGCCGAGGCCGACGATCCGCACCTGAAGAAGGGCCCGCGCCCGGCGGGCTACCCGGGACCGATCGTCGATCACGGTCAGGAACGCGCCGAGGCGCTGCGTCGGTATCAGGCGATGAGCGCCACCTAG
- a CDS encoding alpha/beta fold hydrolase, translated as MPLVFLHGLGLGRRAYLRMLSRVAGLGFLVIAVDAPGHGDTHDLPVPGAEFTDRATVILRTLDALGVDKAVLAGHSMGGRMAIQIAALAPERVLATLLFDAAAGAPFDAAVRTVMRSPSQMLHTVAGALYDLSRDPLLMKVEAVGRYLQMLRVVLMGKIMAPTGFCGAAQALMQSGDSSSLLDMMRRQAVPTIVLHGADDAIIPFENACAVAETADAVLYKVADACHSWLIAQPHRGAGAVRQLLSGELGQILRTAADARSIADWQDGTEWEAATLRADAPVTRLRNDDLIAQETVCEVVEMERVWPDRAIAPDELTAGLTA; from the coding sequence GTGCCGCTGGTGTTCCTGCACGGGCTAGGGCTGGGTCGCCGTGCTTATCTGCGCATGTTGAGCCGGGTCGCCGGACTCGGGTTTCTCGTGATCGCCGTAGACGCTCCGGGGCACGGGGATACGCATGACCTTCCGGTGCCCGGCGCCGAGTTCACCGACCGGGCAACGGTGATTCTGCGCACCCTTGACGCCCTCGGAGTAGACAAAGCCGTCCTCGCCGGCCACTCGATGGGCGGCCGGATGGCTATTCAGATCGCGGCGCTGGCACCCGAACGGGTCTTGGCGACATTGCTTTTCGATGCCGCAGCCGGGGCGCCCTTCGACGCGGCGGTCCGGACGGTCATGCGGTCACCCAGCCAGATGCTGCACACGGTGGCCGGTGCACTCTACGACCTGTCCCGCGATCCGCTGCTCATGAAGGTCGAGGCCGTCGGGCGTTACCTGCAGATGCTTCGCGTGGTCCTGATGGGCAAGATCATGGCACCGACCGGTTTCTGCGGCGCCGCACAGGCTTTGATGCAGTCCGGCGATTCGAGTTCACTTCTTGACATGATGCGGCGCCAAGCCGTGCCGACGATCGTTCTACACGGTGCCGACGACGCCATCATTCCATTCGAAAATGCCTGTGCGGTCGCCGAAACCGCCGACGCCGTGCTCTACAAGGTTGCCGATGCCTGCCATTCTTGGCTGATCGCTCAGCCCCACCGCGGCGCGGGCGCAGTTCGCCAACTGCTCAGTGGTGAACTGGGCCAGATCCTGCGCACCGCAGCCGATGCGCGGAGTATCGCTGACTGGCAGGATGGCACCGAATGGGAAGCCGCGACGCTCCGGGCGGATGCGCCGGTCACCCGGTTGCGCAACGACGACCTGATTGCGCAAGAGACCGTCTGCGAGGTCGTCGAGATGGAGCGGGTGTGGCCCGACCGGGCAATAGCGCCTGATGAGCTCACCGCGGGCTTGACTGCCTGA
- a CDS encoding nuclear transport factor 2 family protein, with translation MPETHAPLPPFTYATAIIKVQAAEDAWNSRDAHRVSLAYTEDSQWRDRDNFITGRDAIIDFLSEKWKREHEYALRKSLWSFTDDHIAVRFQYEWHATSGQWYRSYGNELWEFSDSGLMRRREASINDIEIDETDRRYFGPRDPHTHLELALR, from the coding sequence ATGCCGGAGACGCACGCCCCACTCCCACCGTTCACCTACGCAACGGCCATCATCAAAGTCCAGGCCGCCGAGGACGCCTGGAACTCCCGTGATGCCCACCGGGTGAGCCTCGCGTACACCGAGGACAGCCAATGGCGAGACCGCGACAACTTCATCACCGGCCGCGACGCGATCATCGACTTCCTCAGCGAGAAATGGAAGCGCGAACACGAGTATGCATTGCGCAAGAGCCTCTGGTCCTTCACCGACGACCACATCGCGGTCCGGTTTCAATACGAATGGCACGCTACATCCGGCCAGTGGTACCGCAGCTATGGAAACGAGTTGTGGGAATTCAGCGACTCCGGCCTGATGCGGCGACGTGAGGCCAGCATCAACGACATCGAGATCGACGAAACCGATCGGCGCTACTTCGGCCCACGAGACCCCCATACGCATCTCGAACTCGCGCTGCGCTAA